Proteins co-encoded in one Inmirania thermothiophila genomic window:
- a CDS encoding XrtA/PEP-CTERM system exopolysaccharide export protein, which translates to MRRRAQVLGVLIALVLAAGCAGPRYGGEVPAPSAAAPDIDYLIGPGDTIQIFVWRNPEVSTSVPVRPDGKISVPLVEDLPVAGKTPTQVAREIEQVLSRYIRNPVVTVIVSGFSGVFSQQVRVVGQAAQPQAIPYRKGMTLLDVMIAVGGLTDFAAGDKASIVRVVDGKQTQLRVHLDRLLRDGDVSANVPVLPGDILIIPEAWF; encoded by the coding sequence GTGAGAAGAAGGGCTCAGGTGCTGGGGGTGCTGATCGCGCTGGTGCTGGCCGCCGGCTGCGCGGGGCCGCGCTACGGCGGCGAGGTGCCGGCGCCGTCGGCGGCGGCGCCCGACATCGACTACCTCATCGGTCCCGGCGACACCATCCAGATCTTCGTCTGGCGCAATCCGGAGGTCTCCACCTCCGTGCCGGTGCGCCCCGACGGCAAGATCTCGGTGCCGCTGGTGGAGGACCTGCCGGTGGCGGGCAAGACCCCCACCCAGGTGGCGCGCGAGATCGAGCAGGTCCTCTCGCGCTACATCCGCAATCCGGTGGTGACGGTCATCGTCAGCGGCTTCTCCGGCGTGTTCTCGCAGCAGGTCCGGGTCGTCGGCCAGGCCGCCCAGCCGCAGGCCATTCCCTACCGCAAGGGGATGACCCTGCTCGACGTCATGATCGCGGTGGGGGGGCTGACCGACTTCGCCGCCGGCGACAAGGCGAGCATCGTCCGCGTGGTGGACGGCAAGCAGACGCAGCTTCGCGTCCATCTCGACCGGCTGCTGCGCGACGGCGACGTGAGCGCCAACGTGCCGGTGCTGCCGGGCGACATCCTCATCATCCCGGAGGCGTGGTTCTGA
- a CDS encoding XrtA system polysaccharide chain length determinant yields MTNPILEAVSELRYYTRGVWRHRWVALAVAWLVAVAGWLYVRQMPDRYEASARVFVDTRSILRPLLRGLAIEPDVNQRVAIVTRTLLSRPNLEKLARMTDQDLKAATPEAMEQLIDRLRDEIRISGGRENLYTISYEHEDPKVAKRTVQSLLNILVESALGESRRDTDTAQRFLDEQLQEYARRLDEAQKALTEFKRANVALLAVSGGSYFARLEEARAQLEQARLALREAQFRRDELARQLADAESGAAAEDDLLAAAPAAGGVATAYDGRIQALQQRLDELLLKYTEEHPDVLAVRATLQELEKRREEELAARAAGGAGAGRGSDSAFVQQLRIALSEAEANVAAARVRVQSFEAKVEELRKALDTIPRVEAELARLTRDVEVNKQNYEALLKRRETARLTEEAATSSDQVRFRIIDPPHVPLEPSAPNRLLLNAAVFLAALAAGAAAALLLVLLRPVFDEGRMLRKVTGRPVLGSVGLAMTPGRRWRTVAAALPFLILGLGLAGALAALEAHELGRIDLGQVLAAVEAVRERLL; encoded by the coding sequence ATGACCAACCCGATCCTCGAGGCCGTCTCGGAGCTTCGCTACTACACCCGCGGGGTGTGGCGCCACCGCTGGGTGGCGCTGGCGGTGGCCTGGCTCGTGGCGGTGGCCGGCTGGCTCTACGTGCGGCAGATGCCGGACCGCTACGAGGCGAGCGCCCGTGTCTTCGTCGACACCCGCTCGATCCTGCGGCCGCTGCTTCGGGGGCTTGCCATCGAGCCCGACGTCAACCAGCGGGTGGCCATCGTCACCCGCACCCTGCTCAGCCGCCCCAACCTGGAGAAGCTGGCGCGGATGACCGACCAGGACCTCAAGGCGGCGACGCCGGAGGCGATGGAGCAGCTCATCGACCGCCTGCGCGACGAGATCCGCATCAGCGGCGGGCGCGAGAACCTCTACACCATCAGCTACGAGCACGAGGACCCGAAGGTGGCCAAGCGCACCGTCCAGTCCCTGCTCAACATCCTGGTGGAGAGCGCCCTCGGCGAGAGCCGCCGCGACACCGACACCGCGCAGCGCTTCCTCGACGAGCAGCTGCAGGAGTACGCCCGGCGCCTGGACGAGGCGCAGAAGGCCCTCACCGAATTCAAGCGGGCCAACGTCGCCCTCCTCGCGGTCTCGGGCGGCAGCTACTTCGCCCGCCTCGAGGAGGCGCGGGCGCAGCTCGAGCAGGCCAGGCTCGCCCTGCGCGAGGCGCAGTTCCGCCGCGACGAGCTCGCGCGCCAGCTCGCCGACGCCGAGTCGGGGGCGGCGGCCGAGGACGACCTCCTCGCCGCGGCGCCGGCGGCGGGCGGCGTCGCCACCGCCTACGACGGGCGCATCCAGGCCCTGCAGCAGCGCCTCGACGAGCTCCTGCTGAAATACACCGAGGAGCACCCGGACGTGCTCGCGGTGCGGGCGACGCTGCAGGAGCTGGAGAAGCGCCGCGAGGAGGAGCTTGCGGCGCGGGCGGCCGGCGGCGCGGGGGCGGGGCGCGGGTCGGACAGCGCCTTCGTGCAGCAGCTGCGCATCGCCCTCAGCGAGGCCGAGGCCAACGTCGCCGCCGCGCGGGTGCGGGTGCAGAGCTTCGAGGCGAAGGTGGAGGAGCTGCGCAAGGCCCTCGACACCATCCCCCGCGTCGAGGCCGAGCTCGCCCGCCTGACCCGCGACGTCGAGGTCAACAAGCAGAACTACGAGGCGCTGCTCAAGCGGCGCGAGACCGCGCGCCTGACCGAGGAGGCGGCCACCAGCAGCGACCAGGTGCGCTTCCGCATCATCGACCCGCCGCACGTGCCGCTCGAGCCCAGCGCCCCCAACCGGCTGCTGCTCAACGCCGCGGTCTTCCTCGCCGCGCTCGCGGCGGGGGCGGCGGCGGCGCTCCTGCTGGTCCTGCTGCGGCCGGTCTTCGACGAGGGGCGGATGCTGCGCAAGGTCACGGGCCGGCCCGTGCTGGGCAGCGTCGGGCTCGCCATGACCCCCGGGCGGCGCTGGCGCACGGTGGCCGCCGCCCTGCCCTTCCTCATTCTTGGGCTCGGGCTTGCGGGGGCGCTGGCGGCGCTCGAGGCGCACGAGCTCGGGCGTATCGATCTCGGTCAGGTGCTGGCGGCCGTGGAGGCCGTGAGGGAGAGGCTGCTGTGA
- a CDS encoding XrtA-associated tyrosine autokinase: protein MSIIERAMEKEGRRPAPETAPASPAGAAAAAPDAALRPQAVPQAQIDLERMRRRGYVTPDAEGRVVEEYRVIKRPLLANIARDEASRPEHANMIMVTSAMANEGKTFTAINLAMSIAMEMDRTVLLVDADVAHPSVASELGIPAGRGLIEVLAGEVRDLSEVLVRTNVPKLCVLPAGRRHQRSTELLGSAAMAALAGELARRYPDRVVIFDSPPLLQTTEASVLAGLMGQIVVVVEAERTSQRAVTEALELLEGCDCVGMVLNKTRRRGAAYYGGSYYGGYYGGGRS from the coding sequence GTGAGCATCATCGAGCGCGCCATGGAGAAGGAGGGGCGCCGTCCGGCGCCGGAGACCGCGCCCGCATCGCCGGCGGGCGCCGCCGCGGCGGCGCCCGATGCCGCCCTGCGCCCGCAGGCCGTGCCGCAGGCGCAGATCGATCTCGAGCGGATGCGCCGCCGCGGCTACGTGACCCCGGACGCCGAGGGGCGGGTGGTGGAGGAGTACCGCGTCATCAAGCGGCCGCTCCTCGCCAACATCGCGCGCGACGAGGCGAGCCGGCCCGAGCACGCGAACATGATCATGGTCACCAGCGCGATGGCCAACGAGGGCAAGACCTTCACCGCCATCAACCTGGCCATGAGCATCGCCATGGAGATGGACCGCACGGTGCTGCTGGTGGACGCCGACGTCGCCCACCCCTCGGTGGCCTCGGAGCTGGGGATCCCGGCGGGTCGGGGGCTGATCGAGGTGCTCGCCGGCGAGGTCCGGGACCTCTCCGAGGTGCTCGTCCGCACCAACGTGCCCAAGCTCTGCGTGCTGCCGGCGGGGCGGCGGCATCAGCGCTCCACCGAGCTCCTGGGCAGCGCGGCGATGGCGGCGCTCGCCGGGGAGCTCGCGCGGCGCTACCCGGACCGGGTCGTGATCTTCGACTCGCCGCCGCTGCTGCAGACCACGGAGGCGAGCGTGCTCGCGGGCCTCATGGGACAGATCGTGGTGGTGGTGGAGGCCGAGCGCACCTCGCAGCGGGCCGTGACCGAGGCCCTGGAGCTGCTCGAGGGCTGCGACTGCGTCGGCATGGTGCTCAACAAGACCCGCCGCCGCGGCGCCGCCTACTACGGGGGCAGCTACTACGGCGGTTACTACGGCGGCGGCCGGTCCTGA
- a CDS encoding TIGR03016 family PEP-CTERM system-associated outer membrane protein — translation MERAVRSPRVRLGRRLLAGVAAALLLPAAAQAARWTVSPSVGASLIWSDNVELAPPGAEESDLVGELAPGIVAEADGRRLDLRLAWQGRVRVSSEDSDRNEVIHRAEARAAAELAPRTFFLDAEASVDQALVSARARGGVDSIFDGNRTDVVRYALAPRLERDWGPVAGRLVLRHEAADFERGAADTRADTVTARLGSGRRPSPLTWSVDYLDSNLDREGGDDSESRVLEGNADWRVGRSLHLLARAGREDHELATSRSLENGTFWSAGFAWTPGRRFSLRALAGENDREVALRIAPTPRTSLDLAWRDRDVGLNPAGAWDATLTQRSRRSTLRLHYGEEVTSVQRLVLAGRQAFVLVDPATGAPVLDPVTGLPVVLFADVFSLADGEFLRERGDLSWDLRGARTTLRLGAFGERRTFELGGEVERARGLTVAVERRLGARTRGALRASRVRNEFDDGREDDTTTGELSIGRESARRLGVSAAYRHQRRDSTEAGEDYRENRVTVTVTRRF, via the coding sequence GTGGAGCGCGCGGTCCGTTCGCCCCGGGTGCGTCTCGGCCGCCGTCTGCTCGCGGGGGTGGCCGCCGCGCTCCTCCTCCCGGCGGCGGCGCAGGCGGCGCGGTGGACGGTGAGCCCCTCGGTGGGCGCCTCGCTGATCTGGAGCGACAACGTCGAGCTCGCACCTCCGGGCGCGGAGGAGAGCGACCTCGTGGGCGAGCTCGCGCCGGGGATCGTGGCCGAGGCCGACGGGCGGCGGCTCGACCTGCGCCTGGCCTGGCAGGGGCGGGTGCGCGTCTCCAGCGAGGACAGCGACCGCAACGAGGTGATCCACCGCGCGGAGGCCCGCGCCGCGGCGGAGCTTGCGCCGCGGACCTTCTTCCTGGACGCCGAGGCGAGCGTGGACCAGGCCCTGGTGTCGGCGCGGGCGCGGGGCGGGGTGGACAGCATCTTCGACGGCAACCGCACCGACGTCGTCCGCTACGCCCTCGCGCCCCGGCTCGAACGCGACTGGGGGCCGGTGGCGGGGCGGCTGGTGCTGCGCCACGAGGCCGCCGACTTCGAGCGCGGCGCCGCCGACACCCGCGCCGACACGGTGACCGCGCGCCTCGGCAGCGGCCGGCGCCCCTCGCCCCTGACCTGGTCGGTGGACTACCTCGACAGCAACCTGGACCGCGAGGGCGGTGACGACAGCGAGAGCCGGGTCCTCGAGGGCAACGCCGACTGGCGGGTCGGCCGCAGCCTGCACCTGCTCGCCCGCGCCGGCCGCGAGGACCACGAGCTCGCCACCTCGCGCAGCCTCGAGAACGGCACCTTCTGGAGCGCAGGCTTCGCCTGGACGCCGGGGCGGCGCTTCAGCCTGCGCGCGCTCGCCGGCGAGAACGACCGCGAGGTCGCCCTGCGCATCGCCCCGACCCCGCGCACCAGCCTCGATCTCGCCTGGCGCGACCGGGACGTGGGGCTCAATCCCGCCGGCGCCTGGGATGCGACCCTGACCCAGCGCAGCCGCCGGAGCACCCTGCGCCTGCACTACGGCGAGGAGGTGACCAGCGTCCAGCGCCTGGTCCTCGCCGGGCGGCAGGCCTTCGTGCTCGTGGACCCGGCCACCGGGGCGCCGGTCCTGGACCCGGTCACGGGGCTTCCGGTGGTGCTCTTCGCCGACGTCTTCTCCCTCGCCGACGGCGAGTTCCTGCGCGAGCGCGGGGATCTCTCCTGGGACCTGCGCGGGGCGCGCACCACCCTGCGGCTCGGCGCCTTCGGCGAGCGGCGCACCTTCGAGCTCGGGGGCGAGGTGGAGCGGGCGCGCGGGCTCACCGTCGCCGTCGAGCGGCGCCTCGGGGCGCGCACGCGGGGGGCGCTGCGGGCCTCGCGGGTGCGCAACGAGTTCGACGACGGCCGCGAGGACGACACCACCACGGGCGAGCTCTCCATCGGCCGCGAGAGCGCGCGCCGTCTCGGGGTCTCCGCGGCCTACCGCCACCAGCGCCGCGACTCCACCGAGGCGGGCGAGGACTACCGCGAGAACCGCGTGACCGTCACCGTGACGAGGCGCTTCTGA
- the wecB gene encoding non-hydrolyzing UDP-N-acetylglucosamine 2-epimerase, which produces MLCVVGARPNFMKIAPVMRALREAPEPVRVRLVHTGQHYDEAMKDAFFRQLGLPEPDVDLGVGSASHAVQTAQIMERFEPVLEREDPACVVVVGDVNSTLACALVAAKAGRAVAHVEAGLRSFDRTMPEEVNRVLTDQVADLLFCTEPRAVENLRGEGIEEGRIHLVGNVMIDTLLRHRELAVPPARTLARHGVDPAVIEGAEGYILLTLHRPANVDDPAVLRRLIKTVRGISDAVPVVFPVHPRTAARIEAAGLGDLMGARRIVRLPPLGYLETLGLMAEARLVMTDSGGMQEETTALGVPCITLRENTERPITVEQGTNRIVGSDPNRILAAVDHVLANGAQGRVPQLWDGRAAERIRDVLVSWLNGRAG; this is translated from the coding sequence GTGCTCTGCGTCGTCGGGGCGCGGCCCAACTTCATGAAGATCGCGCCCGTGATGCGCGCCCTGCGCGAGGCGCCGGAGCCGGTGCGGGTGCGCCTGGTCCACACCGGGCAGCACTACGACGAGGCCATGAAGGACGCCTTCTTCCGCCAGCTCGGGCTGCCCGAGCCGGACGTGGACCTCGGCGTCGGCTCGGCCAGCCACGCGGTGCAGACGGCGCAGATCATGGAGCGCTTCGAGCCGGTGCTCGAGCGCGAGGACCCGGCCTGCGTGGTGGTGGTGGGCGACGTCAACTCCACCCTCGCCTGCGCCCTCGTCGCGGCCAAGGCCGGGCGCGCGGTGGCGCACGTGGAGGCGGGGCTGCGCAGCTTCGACCGCACCATGCCCGAGGAGGTCAACCGGGTCCTCACCGACCAGGTGGCGGATCTCCTCTTCTGCACCGAGCCGCGGGCGGTGGAGAACCTGCGCGGCGAGGGCATCGAGGAGGGGCGCATCCACCTCGTGGGCAACGTCATGATCGACACCCTGCTGCGCCACCGCGAGCTGGCGGTGCCGCCGGCGCGCACCCTCGCCCGCCACGGGGTGGATCCGGCCGTGATCGAGGGCGCCGAGGGCTACATCCTGCTGACCCTGCACCGGCCGGCCAACGTGGACGACCCGGCGGTGCTGCGGCGGCTGATCAAGACCGTGCGCGGCATCAGCGACGCGGTTCCGGTGGTCTTCCCGGTGCATCCGCGCACCGCCGCGCGCATCGAGGCCGCCGGCCTCGGCGACCTCATGGGGGCGCGGCGCATCGTGCGCCTGCCGCCCCTGGGCTATCTCGAGACCCTGGGGCTGATGGCGGAGGCGCGGCTGGTGATGACCGACTCCGGCGGGATGCAGGAGGAGACCACGGCGCTCGGCGTGCCCTGCATCACCCTGCGCGAGAACACCGAGCGCCCCATCACCGTCGAGCAGGGCACCAACCGCATCGTGGGCTCTGACCCCAATCGCATCCTCGCGGCGGTGGACCACGTGCTCGCCAACGGCGCCCAGGGGCGGGTGCCGCAGCTGTGGGACGGGCGCGCGGCGGAGCGGATCCGCGACGTGCTCGTCTCCTGGCTCAACGGGAGGGCGGGATGA
- a CDS encoding XrtA system polysaccharide deacetylase yields MAPYVPRAAWDRMERRVAANTHRILDLLAEHGAHATFFVLGWVAEREPGLVRRIAAEGHEVASHGWSHERVGALGPGAFRDEVRRSKALLEDLSGTAVIGYRAPSFSLDAGEPWAVPILAEAGYRYSSSLHPIRHDHYGDPHAPRFPFPRGHGLLEVPVSTVEVGGRRLPCGGGGFFRLAPYRYTRWALRRIHAEGRPAVFYLHPWELDPAQPRPRGLDRRTRVRHYLNLRRTEARLERLLRDFVWDRIDRVVALPAGALAHAC; encoded by the coding sequence ATGGCGCCCTACGTCCCGCGCGCGGCGTGGGACCGGATGGAGCGGCGCGTCGCCGCCAACACCCACCGCATCCTCGACCTGCTCGCCGAGCACGGCGCCCACGCCACCTTCTTCGTCCTCGGCTGGGTGGCCGAGCGCGAGCCGGGGCTGGTGCGGCGCATCGCCGCCGAGGGCCACGAGGTGGCGAGCCACGGCTGGTCCCACGAGCGCGTCGGCGCCCTCGGCCCCGGCGCCTTCCGCGACGAGGTGCGGCGCAGCAAGGCCCTGCTGGAGGACCTCTCGGGCACGGCGGTGATCGGCTACCGCGCGCCGAGCTTCTCCCTCGACGCCGGCGAGCCCTGGGCGGTGCCCATCCTCGCCGAGGCGGGCTACCGCTACAGCTCCAGCCTCCACCCCATCCGTCACGACCACTACGGCGATCCCCACGCGCCGCGCTTCCCGTTCCCGCGCGGCCACGGGCTGCTGGAGGTGCCGGTCTCCACCGTCGAGGTGGGCGGGCGGCGCCTGCCCTGCGGGGGCGGCGGCTTCTTCCGCCTCGCCCCCTACCGCTACACGCGCTGGGCGCTGCGCCGGATCCACGCCGAGGGGCGGCCGGCGGTGTTCTATCTCCACCCCTGGGAGCTCGATCCGGCCCAGCCGCGGCCGCGCGGCCTCGACCGGCGCACCCGCGTGCGCCACTATCTGAACCTGCGCCGCACCGAGGCGCGCCTCGAGCGGCTGCTGCGCGACTTCGTCTGGGACCGCATCGACCGCGTCGTCGCCCTCCCCGCGGGAGCGCTCGCCCATGCTTGCTGA
- a CDS encoding FemAB family XrtA/PEP-CTERM system-associated protein, whose product MLAEVRPQLVVRTLDDAAAARWDAFVEACPEATFFHRAGWRRVLEEAFGHPTWYLYAERGGEIQGVLPLARIRSRLFADALISTPFCVYGGAAARDETARAALEARAAALAEELGVQYLELRNRAPRRPEWHRRPHYVTFRKVIDPDPEVNLRAVPRKQRAMIRKGIEAGLEAEVVEETDTLHAVYAESVRNLGTPVFHRRYLRLLKETFGEACEVRLVRHRGEVVAGVMSFYFRDEVLPYYGGGRAAARDLKANDFMYWSLMADACRRGVRVFDYGRSKVDSGSYRFKKHWGFTPEPLHYEVLPVRARRIPDVSPRNPRYRLFIAAWRRLPLAVANRLGPWLARDLG is encoded by the coding sequence ATGCTTGCTGAGGTCCGCCCGCAGCTCGTGGTGCGCACCCTGGACGATGCCGCGGCGGCGCGGTGGGACGCCTTCGTCGAGGCCTGTCCCGAGGCCACCTTCTTCCACCGCGCGGGCTGGCGGCGCGTCCTCGAGGAGGCCTTCGGCCATCCCACCTGGTATCTCTACGCCGAGCGCGGGGGCGAGATCCAGGGCGTCCTGCCCCTGGCCCGCATCCGCAGCCGCCTCTTCGCCGACGCCCTCATCTCGACCCCGTTCTGCGTCTACGGCGGGGCGGCGGCGCGGGACGAGACCGCGCGCGCGGCGCTGGAGGCACGCGCGGCGGCGCTCGCCGAGGAGCTCGGCGTGCAGTACCTGGAGCTTCGCAACCGCGCGCCGCGCCGTCCCGAGTGGCACCGCCGGCCCCACTACGTCACCTTCCGCAAGGTGATCGACCCCGACCCCGAGGTCAACCTCCGGGCGGTGCCGCGCAAGCAGCGGGCGATGATCCGCAAGGGCATCGAGGCCGGGCTCGAGGCCGAGGTGGTGGAGGAGACCGACACCCTCCACGCGGTCTACGCCGAGAGCGTGCGCAACCTCGGCACCCCGGTCTTCCACCGCCGCTACCTGCGGCTGCTCAAGGAGACCTTCGGCGAGGCCTGCGAGGTGCGCCTGGTGCGCCACCGCGGCGAGGTGGTGGCCGGCGTCATGAGCTTCTACTTCCGCGACGAGGTGCTGCCGTACTACGGCGGCGGGCGCGCGGCGGCGCGCGATCTCAAGGCCAACGACTTCATGTACTGGAGCCTGATGGCGGACGCCTGCCGGCGGGGCGTGCGCGTCTTCGACTACGGCCGCAGCAAGGTCGACAGCGGCTCCTACCGCTTCAAGAAGCACTGGGGCTTCACCCCCGAGCCGCTCCACTACGAGGTGCTGCCGGTGCGGGCGCGGCGGATCCCGGACGTGAGCCCGCGCAACCCCCGCTACCGCCTCTTCATCGCCGCCTGGCGGCGGCTGCCCCTGGCGGTGGCGAACCGGCTCGGGCCCTGGCTGGCGAGGGACCTGGGATGA
- a CDS encoding TIGR03087 family PEP-CTERM/XrtA system glycosyltransferase, with translation MSAGPDILLVTHRIPYPPDKGDKIRSWRILRHLAGRARVHLATFVDDPADRVHVPHLAGLCASLRVAEAGGWRGRRRAALGLLRGEALTLAWYRDPALAAWVRETVARHRIEAALAFSSGVAPYALVPGLRRRVLDLVDVDSDKWRQYAEGRGGAARWVYGREARRLAAAERAFVAAFDATLVVSEAEAALLGRIAPGAEGRIRVMRNGVDCGWFDPAGAGPSPYREGERAVVFTGAMDYWANVDAVLWLAREVWPAVRRRHPGARLYVVGARPAPVVAALDGRDGIVVTGRVEDVRPYLAHAAAAVAPLRIARGVQNKVLEAMAMGRAVVATPAAVRGIAGLRGDEVTVAQDAGAFAEAVARLVAGDDGGQGRRARAFVRARYGWDEALAVLDEALGLDGAPAASREATA, from the coding sequence ATGAGCGCGGGGCCGGACATCCTGCTGGTGACCCACCGCATCCCCTATCCGCCGGACAAGGGGGACAAGATCCGCTCCTGGCGCATCCTGCGCCATCTCGCGGGGCGCGCCCGCGTCCATCTGGCGACCTTCGTCGACGACCCCGCCGACCGCGTCCACGTGCCGCACCTGGCCGGGCTCTGCGCCTCGCTGCGGGTGGCCGAGGCCGGCGGCTGGCGCGGCCGGCGCCGCGCCGCGCTGGGGCTGCTGCGGGGCGAGGCCCTCACCCTCGCCTGGTACCGGGATCCGGCGCTCGCGGCCTGGGTGCGCGAGACCGTGGCCCGCCATCGCATCGAGGCGGCGCTGGCCTTCTCCTCGGGGGTCGCCCCCTACGCCCTCGTCCCGGGGCTGCGCCGGCGCGTCCTCGACCTCGTGGACGTCGATTCCGACAAGTGGCGCCAGTACGCCGAGGGGCGGGGCGGTGCGGCGCGCTGGGTCTACGGCCGCGAGGCGCGGCGGCTCGCCGCGGCCGAGCGCGCCTTCGTCGCCGCCTTCGACGCCACCCTCGTGGTCTCGGAGGCGGAGGCGGCGCTGCTCGGGCGCATCGCGCCGGGGGCCGAGGGCCGGATCCGCGTGATGCGCAACGGCGTCGACTGCGGCTGGTTCGACCCCGCCGGCGCCGGTCCCAGCCCCTACCGCGAGGGCGAGCGGGCGGTGGTCTTCACCGGCGCCATGGACTACTGGGCCAACGTCGATGCGGTGCTGTGGCTTGCGCGCGAGGTCTGGCCCGCGGTCCGCCGCCGCCACCCGGGGGCGCGCCTCTACGTGGTGGGGGCGCGGCCGGCGCCGGTGGTGGCCGCCCTCGACGGCCGCGACGGGATCGTGGTCACGGGCCGGGTCGAAGACGTGCGCCCCTATCTCGCCCACGCCGCGGCCGCGGTGGCGCCGTTGCGCATCGCGCGCGGGGTGCAGAACAAGGTCCTCGAGGCCATGGCCATGGGGCGTGCGGTGGTGGCGACACCGGCGGCGGTGCGCGGCATCGCCGGGCTGCGCGGCGACGAGGTCACGGTGGCGCAGGACGCCGGGGCGTTCGCCGAGGCGGTGGCGCGCCTCGTGGCCGGGGACGACGGCGGCCAGGGGCGGCGGGCGCGGGCCTTCGTCCGCGCGCGCTACGGCTGGGACGAGGCGCTGGCGGTGCTGGACGAGGCGCTGGGGCTCGACGGCGCCCCGGCGGCGTCGCGGGAGGCCACGGCGTGA
- the xrtA gene encoding exosortase A — translation MSAPAWAVPAAPAAWRRALALAAAALLALALLYAGTVASMAAIWWRSDTFAHGFVILPISLYLVWRRRRHLAAMAPRGEPRALAVLAVLALVWLVARVGGVLVAEQLAFVAMIPAAVTAVLGAAVARAVAFPLAYLFFMVPVGEALVPPLMEFTADFTVALLRLTGIPVYREGLFFSIPSGDWSVVEGCSGVRYLIASTALGTLYAYLTYTSLRRRLLFIAASVVTPIVANGLRAYMIVMIAHLSDMRLALGVDHIIYGWVFFGLVIGLMFWIGGFWREDERPPEQAPQAPGGAGRVRPALVLAAVAVAGLGPGLAAAVQARIDAAASARLALPAAIGPWTAAEGGPAAWRPRYLGTDAELQRTYRDAAGRVVGVYLAYYADQRQDHELVNSQNVMVVQKDPVWRQTAAAQVAVPVPPGRVREAVLRSAATGLVAWSWDRIGGVETTSPYVGKLAEVAAKILHGDGSAVGVVVYAPFEEDPAAAREVLAQFLRAAAPVLREAGR, via the coding sequence GTGAGCGCGCCGGCGTGGGCGGTGCCGGCCGCACCCGCCGCCTGGCGGCGGGCGCTGGCGCTGGCGGCGGCGGCGCTGCTCGCCCTGGCCCTGCTGTACGCCGGCACCGTCGCCTCCATGGCGGCGATCTGGTGGCGCTCCGACACCTTCGCCCACGGCTTCGTGATCCTGCCCATCAGCCTCTATCTGGTCTGGCGGCGGCGCCGGCACCTTGCCGCCATGGCGCCGCGCGGCGAGCCGCGGGCGCTGGCGGTGCTTGCGGTGCTGGCGCTGGTCTGGCTCGTGGCCCGGGTCGGCGGGGTGCTGGTGGCGGAGCAGCTCGCCTTCGTGGCCATGATCCCGGCGGCGGTGACGGCGGTGCTGGGCGCCGCGGTGGCCCGGGCCGTCGCCTTCCCCCTCGCCTACCTGTTCTTCATGGTCCCGGTGGGGGAGGCGCTGGTGCCGCCGCTGATGGAGTTCACCGCCGACTTCACGGTGGCGCTGCTGCGCCTGACCGGGATCCCGGTCTACCGCGAGGGGCTGTTCTTCTCCATCCCCAGCGGCGACTGGTCGGTCGTGGAGGGCTGCAGCGGCGTGCGCTACCTCATCGCCTCCACCGCCCTCGGCACCCTCTACGCCTATCTCACCTACACCAGCCTGCGCCGCCGTCTGCTCTTCATCGCGGCCTCGGTGGTCACGCCCATCGTCGCCAACGGGCTGCGGGCCTACATGATCGTGATGATCGCGCACCTGAGCGACATGCGCCTGGCCCTTGGCGTCGACCACATCATCTACGGCTGGGTGTTCTTCGGCCTGGTGATCGGGCTCATGTTCTGGATCGGCGGCTTCTGGCGCGAGGACGAGCGCCCGCCCGAGCAGGCGCCGCAGGCGCCCGGGGGCGCGGGGCGCGTGCGCCCGGCGCTGGTGCTCGCGGCGGTGGCGGTGGCGGGGCTGGGGCCGGGGCTTGCCGCCGCCGTGCAGGCGCGCATCGACGCCGCCGCCTCGGCCCGCCTCGCGCTGCCGGCGGCCATCGGCCCCTGGACCGCGGCGGAGGGCGGGCCTGCGGCGTGGCGGCCGCGCTATCTCGGCACCGACGCCGAGCTGCAGCGCACCTACCGCGATGCCGCCGGTCGTGTCGTGGGCGTCTACCTCGCCTACTATGCGGATCAGCGCCAGGACCACGAGCTCGTCAACTCCCAGAACGTGATGGTGGTGCAGAAGGACCCGGTCTGGCGGCAGACCGCCGCGGCGCAGGTCGCGGTCCCGGTGCCGCCCGGGCGGGTGCGCGAGGCGGTGCTGCGTTCGGCCGCCACGGGGCTCGTGGCCTGGTCCTGGGACCGGATCGGCGGCGTCGAGACCACGAGCCCCTACGTGGGCAAGCTGGCCGAGGTGGCGGCCAAGATCCTGCACGGCGACGGCTCGGCCGTGGGGGTGGTGGTCTACGCGCCCTTCGAGGAGGATCCGGCGGCGGCGCGTGAGGTCCTGGCGCAGTTCCTGCGCGCGGCCGCCCCGGTGCTGCGGGAAGCGGGACGCTGA